A DNA window from Desulfomonile tiedjei contains the following coding sequences:
- a CDS encoding ABC transporter permease translates to MSANPSSLVNKNVSAMPYHQQLIWGREVFVNLFRQQIKIRYQRSFFGFFWSLLHPIFTLAIYSFVFSVVLRIQMDNYVIYLLTSLMPFSFFMASVSAGTECLVVNASYYTRHYVPKMIFPLVSVSIALFDFVLGYTVLLCAGLFLGFSFSVSQVIVPASLVLLTAFTVGCTLTVSILGVYFADTRHITGILMQILLYGSPVLYPITMVPPQYVDLAKLNPLYFFVSNFNGPLYFHTWPSVGHLLISAALALGMLVIGIAVFRKYERDVVFVV, encoded by the coding sequence ATGTCAGCGAACCCAAGCTCACTTGTCAACAAGAACGTCTCGGCAATGCCTTACCACCAGCAGTTGATCTGGGGCAGAGAGGTTTTTGTCAACCTGTTTCGTCAGCAGATCAAAATCCGTTACCAAAGGTCTTTCTTCGGTTTCTTTTGGTCTCTGTTGCATCCGATATTCACGCTGGCTATCTACAGTTTCGTGTTCTCCGTCGTCCTGAGAATCCAGATGGATAATTACGTGATTTACCTGCTGACTTCACTGATGCCGTTCAGCTTCTTCATGGCCTCGGTGAGCGCAGGGACTGAGTGCCTGGTTGTGAACGCGTCCTATTACACCAGGCATTACGTTCCGAAGATGATTTTTCCGCTAGTGTCGGTATCCATCGCATTATTCGATTTCGTTTTAGGCTATACAGTACTTCTTTGTGCGGGCCTTTTTCTTGGCTTCTCCTTTTCCGTCAGTCAGGTCATAGTTCCGGCAAGCCTTGTGTTGTTAACCGCATTCACGGTTGGGTGCACCCTCACGGTCTCAATACTGGGGGTCTACTTCGCGGACACCAGACACATAACGGGAATCCTGATGCAGATCCTTTTGTACGGGTCTCCCGTGCTGTATCCGATCACAATGGTACCGCCCCAGTATGTTGATCTGGCAAAACTCAATCCTCTCTATTTCTTTGTCAGCAACTTTAATGGACCTCTGTATTTTCACACGTGGCCGTCCGTTGGCCACCTCTTGATTTCAGCCGCATTGGCACTGGGCATGCTGGTGATAGGCATAGCCGTGTTTCGCAAATATGAAAGGGACGTGGTTTTCGTCGTGTAG
- a CDS encoding transketolase yields MRRTCLDQVYEMAKSDSRIFFIGSDLGFGTLSQFKEEIPDRFFMEGVAEANVIGMAAGLALEGKIPYVNTIATFITRRCFEQIVLDVCLHNVPVRLIGNGGGLVYAPLGPTHLAVEDIAIMRACPNMTIVAPADADEMRRLMPKTSDYPGPIYIRLGKGGDPIVTTDDVPFEIGKAIPMRSGSDALVVTTGVTLRQALEASGSLKGKGIGVAVVHVPTVKPLDVECILYHAAKVPVIVTVEEHTIVGGLGSAVAEVVAEANFDSIKRFSRIGIPDVFPEKYGSQNSLMEHYRISSGEIVSTIDRLLKL; encoded by the coding sequence ATGCGCAGAACCTGTCTGGACCAAGTCTATGAAATGGCCAAGTCCGATTCAAGGATCTTCTTCATCGGATCTGATCTGGGGTTTGGGACCTTGAGCCAATTCAAGGAAGAGATTCCCGATCGTTTCTTCATGGAAGGTGTCGCGGAAGCCAATGTGATAGGGATGGCAGCAGGACTGGCTTTGGAAGGCAAGATACCTTATGTGAACACCATCGCCACGTTTATTACGAGGCGTTGTTTCGAGCAGATAGTCCTGGACGTGTGTCTGCACAATGTTCCGGTGAGGCTTATCGGGAATGGAGGCGGCCTGGTTTACGCGCCTTTGGGACCGACTCACCTGGCGGTGGAGGACATCGCCATCATGAGGGCTTGTCCCAACATGACCATCGTCGCTCCCGCGGATGCGGACGAAATGCGCCGGTTAATGCCCAAGACCTCTGACTACCCGGGTCCCATTTATATCCGCTTGGGCAAAGGGGGCGATCCGATAGTCACCACCGACGACGTGCCGTTCGAGATTGGCAAAGCCATTCCTATGCGGTCGGGATCCGATGCGCTCGTGGTGACCACCGGCGTGACTTTGAGGCAGGCCCTGGAAGCCTCGGGCTCGCTCAAAGGTAAAGGGATCGGCGTGGCTGTTGTTCACGTTCCTACGGTTAAGCCTCTGGACGTGGAGTGCATCCTGTACCATGCGGCTAAGGTGCCTGTGATTGTAACTGTTGAGGAACACACCATCGTTGGCGGCCTTGGCAGCGCAGTCGCGGAAGTGGTTGCAGAGGCCAATTTCGACAGTATCAAACGTTTTTCACGTATCGGCATTCCTGATGTCTTTCCAGAGAAATACGGGTCTCAGAACAGCCTAATGGAACATTACCGTATCTCCTCGGGCGAGATTGTCTCCACCATTGACAGACTTTTAAAACTATAG
- a CDS encoding class I SAM-dependent methyltransferase, which yields MTNQVWHDDPRRLVFTLSRYKFIAKMLSGKRKVLEVGCADAFGTRIVLQEVGDIVAVDVDPIFIQDVKDRVTERWKFDCRVHDILSGPVLGTFDAAYSLDLIEHIPKEDDERAILNITRSLVENGVLIMGSPSMYSQAYASPQSKIGHVNCKTQDELKALMLKFFHNVFMFGMNDEVVHTGFAPMTHYLIAVAVGRRTLA from the coding sequence ATGACCAATCAGGTATGGCATGACGACCCTCGGCGCCTGGTTTTTACCCTTTCCAGGTACAAATTTATCGCAAAGATGCTCAGCGGAAAGCGCAAGGTCTTAGAGGTGGGATGCGCTGACGCGTTTGGTACGCGAATTGTGCTGCAAGAGGTTGGGGATATCGTCGCGGTCGACGTTGACCCGATCTTTATCCAGGATGTCAAAGACCGGGTGACTGAACGCTGGAAATTCGACTGTCGCGTTCACGACATACTTTCCGGCCCCGTGCTCGGGACATTTGATGCGGCATACTCACTGGACCTCATCGAACACATCCCCAAAGAGGACGACGAAAGGGCCATTCTGAATATTACCCGATCTCTCGTAGAAAACGGTGTTCTCATCATGGGCAGTCCGTCGATGTATTCACAGGCTTATGCATCGCCGCAGAGCAAAATCGGACACGTAAACTGCAAAACTCAGGACGAACTCAAGGCTCTGATGCTGAAATTCTTTCATAATGTGTTCATGTTTGGAATGAATGACGAGGTCGTTCATACCGGCTTTGCCCCCATGACCCACTACCTGATTGCAGTGGCGGTCGGCAGGAGAACTCTGGCGTGA
- a CDS encoding aminoglycoside phosphotransferase family protein, whose translation MTTTDPSELVPAIEKLTRTVVRSVRPLGGGRNSQVYEVHCQDSAKYIAKVYFRHEGDPRDRQAVEVDSLRFMRENGVRPVPGVIAEDRGLGLAIFEFLEGRPIDSRLATEADVEQCVQFLISLNRLKDRDGSERLPDASEAFFSIEDVVGNLWMRLDRLAKCPNMETHQKDFHDFLNTSLMPSVETITAWCTDEAGKIGIGFASRIGRDRQTLSPSDFGFHNALKTETGRIIFLDFEYFGWDDPAKMVCDFILHPGMELRESLKRYFFDGILEGFHEYEALATRIKVVYPLFGLKWCLIILNEFLPREFLRRNFSAKGALDRRELQMKQLAKARLMLERTLNEYENFTCMP comes from the coding sequence TTGACAACTACAGACCCATCGGAACTGGTCCCAGCGATTGAAAAGCTGACGCGTACCGTGGTTCGGTCGGTACGACCCTTGGGCGGCGGACGGAATAGTCAGGTTTACGAGGTGCACTGCCAAGACTCTGCAAAATACATTGCCAAGGTTTATTTCCGCCACGAGGGTGACCCTCGAGACAGGCAAGCTGTCGAAGTGGACAGTTTGCGTTTTATGCGAGAAAACGGAGTCCGGCCAGTCCCCGGAGTGATCGCCGAAGATCGCGGGCTGGGACTTGCGATATTTGAGTTCTTGGAAGGCCGGCCAATTGATTCCCGGCTTGCGACAGAAGCCGACGTAGAGCAATGTGTCCAATTCTTGATCTCACTGAATCGCCTTAAGGACCGAGACGGGAGCGAGCGGCTTCCCGATGCGTCGGAAGCGTTCTTTTCTATCGAGGATGTCGTGGGGAACCTTTGGATGCGCCTGGACCGACTGGCCAAATGTCCCAACATGGAAACGCACCAAAAGGACTTTCACGATTTCCTGAACACCAGTCTCATGCCCTCGGTTGAAACGATTACTGCCTGGTGCACTGATGAAGCCGGGAAAATCGGTATCGGTTTTGCTTCCAGAATCGGTCGAGACCGGCAGACTCTCAGCCCTTCGGACTTTGGCTTTCACAATGCCCTCAAGACTGAAACCGGCCGCATTATTTTCCTCGATTTTGAGTACTTCGGATGGGACGATCCAGCCAAAATGGTATGTGATTTCATTCTTCATCCGGGGATGGAGTTGCGCGAGAGCCTGAAGCGCTATTTTTTTGACGGCATTCTGGAAGGTTTTCACGAATACGAAGCGCTTGCAACGAGAATCAAAGTCGTATACCCTCTGTTCGGCCTGAAATGGTGCTTGATAATCCTCAATGAGTTTCTTCCCAGGGAGTTTCTCCGAAGGAATTTTTCCGCCAAAGGGGCACTGGATCGGAGAGAGCTACAAATGAAACAGCTCGCCAAAGCGAGACTCATGTTGGAGAGAACTTTGAATGAGTACGAAAACTTCACTTGCATGCCCTGA
- a CDS encoding class I SAM-dependent methyltransferase: MIKRAIHSAFRAFGFDVVRAKTLQNASSDSDQSLSQVKQETSEMRERGHRPCASDGAPEIETGPAMLAPKTFNPNHPSYDATVVRNFPGCFFNVFSQTSRTESSRANVLFQHFLREKTMTLCGPGPDNYDFMADHVKAWTANLGDDPDYRNFQEKVKDLEDFISYLNASFPGSYASGSVADEDGMFLYYVVRLLRPKSIVQTGVSNGSSCSYMTLALKHNGDGGRLHAIDIPAVYDPDDPSWQQPRPYGVCIPPGRSSGWLVPDGLKSSFDCWNGDAKELLPKLLEDVGSVDMFYHDSDHSYDHMWFEFNAALPYMTGHGLIIADDIAWNSSTWDFAQAIGCYALNHRGSQGVIFL, encoded by the coding sequence GTGATAAAGAGGGCCATTCATTCGGCATTTCGGGCATTCGGCTTCGATGTTGTCAGGGCCAAAACGCTACAAAACGCAAGTAGTGACTCGGATCAAAGCCTATCTCAGGTGAAGCAGGAGACGTCTGAGATGCGGGAACGCGGCCACCGCCCCTGCGCCTCCGATGGCGCACCCGAAATTGAGACGGGCCCGGCCATGTTGGCCCCCAAGACTTTTAATCCAAACCACCCCAGCTATGATGCTACCGTAGTGAGAAACTTCCCTGGTTGCTTTTTCAACGTGTTCTCCCAGACCTCGAGAACTGAAAGCTCGCGAGCAAATGTCCTGTTTCAGCATTTTCTCAGGGAAAAAACCATGACATTGTGTGGCCCTGGTCCTGACAATTACGATTTCATGGCGGATCACGTCAAGGCGTGGACGGCAAATCTTGGAGACGACCCGGACTATCGGAACTTTCAGGAAAAGGTAAAGGACCTGGAAGACTTTATCTCATACCTCAATGCGTCCTTTCCGGGAAGCTACGCGTCCGGTAGTGTGGCGGACGAAGACGGGATGTTCCTCTATTACGTTGTTCGGCTTCTTCGACCGAAAAGCATAGTTCAAACCGGTGTCAGTAACGGATCCTCCTGCTCTTACATGACATTGGCACTGAAGCACAATGGAGACGGAGGCCGGCTGCATGCCATCGATATTCCGGCCGTTTACGATCCCGATGACCCCTCGTGGCAACAGCCCAGACCCTATGGGGTCTGTATTCCTCCCGGTCGATCCTCCGGGTGGTTGGTGCCGGATGGCCTGAAGAGTTCTTTCGATTGCTGGAACGGTGACGCCAAGGAACTGTTGCCGAAATTGCTTGAGGACGTGGGTTCGGTCGATATGTTTTACCATGACAGCGATCACAGCTACGATCACATGTGGTTTGAATTCAACGCGGCCTTGCCTTACATGACCGGGCACGGGTTGATTATTGCCGATGACATAGCTTGGAACAGTTCCACATGGGATTTTGCCCAGGCGATCGGATGCTATGCTTTGAATCATCGTGGATCTCAAGGTGTGATCTTCCTCTGA
- a CDS encoding zinc-binding dehydrogenase: MQIQRTKAAILAETKKPLAVAEISLPRELHFGQCLVQVHYSGICGAQINEIEGAKGPDKFLPHLLGHEGAATVLEVGPGVKTVKPGDRVCMHWRPSDGLQSDTPKYQWDGKTVNAGWVTTFNEHAVVSENRLTPVPEDFNLEFVPLLGCAVTTAVGVINNDAAVKIGQSVVVFGIGGVGLNIVQFANLVAANPIIGVDIVDSKLDMGKRFGATVCLNSKKIKDLDPQIRSIVGNKGADVVVDTTGNPRVIEQAYELTHPDGKTILVGVPTKGNKVSIYTLPLHFKKVLSGSHGGSAEPHVDIPRLVGLWRAGKLNFDGLITHRFSLDRINEALDLVRSGEAGRVLIAM; this comes from the coding sequence GTGCAAATACAAAGAACCAAAGCGGCCATTTTGGCGGAAACCAAGAAGCCCCTTGCTGTGGCGGAGATTTCACTGCCAAGAGAGCTGCATTTCGGTCAATGTCTGGTGCAAGTACACTATAGTGGAATATGCGGAGCCCAGATCAACGAAATCGAAGGCGCCAAGGGACCTGACAAGTTCTTGCCCCACCTTTTGGGACACGAGGGGGCTGCAACGGTCCTGGAGGTTGGGCCGGGAGTCAAGACGGTCAAACCTGGCGATCGCGTCTGTATGCATTGGCGACCCAGTGACGGGCTTCAATCAGATACTCCGAAGTACCAATGGGACGGCAAAACGGTGAACGCCGGCTGGGTGACCACGTTTAATGAGCACGCAGTTGTCTCCGAGAACCGTCTCACACCGGTTCCGGAGGATTTTAATCTCGAGTTTGTCCCTTTACTGGGCTGCGCAGTGACTACGGCTGTGGGTGTGATCAATAATGACGCGGCCGTGAAGATCGGCCAATCAGTCGTCGTATTTGGTATAGGCGGAGTAGGATTGAACATAGTTCAGTTCGCCAATTTGGTTGCGGCCAATCCAATCATCGGGGTGGACATCGTGGACAGCAAGCTGGATATGGGAAAGCGATTCGGCGCCACAGTCTGCCTCAATTCAAAGAAAATTAAGGACCTGGACCCTCAAATTCGTAGCATCGTGGGTAATAAGGGAGCAGATGTTGTGGTGGACACCACCGGCAATCCACGTGTCATCGAGCAAGCATACGAATTAACGCATCCTGACGGCAAGACGATTCTGGTCGGTGTTCCGACCAAGGGAAACAAGGTCTCCATATACACGTTGCCGTTGCATTTCAAAAAAGTGCTATCCGGGTCCCACGGCGGTAGCGCGGAGCCGCACGTGGACATCCCTCGCTTGGTGGGATTGTGGCGAGCTGGAAAGCTGAATTTTGACGGGCTGATTACGCATCGATTCAGCCTTGACCGGATCAACGAAGCGCTGGACCTTGTGCGCAGCGGGGAAGCAGGAAGGGTCCTTATCGCGATGTAA
- a CDS encoding transketolase, producing MSTKTSLACPDDRDLGCSGLDARSIGLRRQIVRVMEMARRGHLASAFSLVEILRVLYDDVLRYDPSNPGWRDRDRCILSKGHGCLALYVLLADKGFFPESELWKFCKSDGILGGHPEYGKIPGVEASTGSLGHGLPIGIGFALNGKYEKADYRTFVIIGDGESDEGSNWEAAMCASKHKLQHLTVIVDYNKCQSYDSTFNVLDLEPFADKWKSFGFAVTEVDGHDVKALKEVLSRSPLDRDKPTAVICHTVKGKGVACIENDLRWHHKSNLSDEEIRTLIQSLEVA from the coding sequence ATGAGTACGAAAACTTCACTTGCATGCCCTGACGACAGAGACTTGGGCTGTTCGGGCCTTGACGCACGATCAATCGGCCTGCGGAGGCAAATTGTCCGTGTCATGGAGATGGCCCGAAGAGGCCATCTGGCGTCCGCTTTTTCTTTGGTCGAGATCCTTCGCGTTCTTTACGACGATGTGCTGCGTTACGACCCCAGCAATCCCGGGTGGCGCGACCGTGACCGATGCATCCTCAGCAAGGGTCACGGATGCTTGGCTCTCTACGTCCTACTCGCGGACAAGGGCTTCTTTCCGGAATCGGAGTTATGGAAATTCTGCAAAAGCGATGGAATCCTGGGAGGGCACCCTGAATACGGTAAAATCCCGGGAGTGGAAGCATCTACGGGGAGTCTCGGGCATGGTTTACCTATAGGGATCGGATTTGCCCTCAACGGGAAGTACGAAAAAGCCGATTATCGCACCTTCGTGATCATTGGTGATGGAGAATCGGACGAGGGCTCCAATTGGGAAGCGGCTATGTGCGCGTCCAAGCACAAGCTTCAACATCTGACCGTTATCGTGGACTACAACAAGTGCCAGTCCTACGATTCCACGTTCAACGTTTTGGACCTTGAGCCTTTTGCAGACAAGTGGAAATCCTTCGGTTTTGCTGTAACCGAAGTAGACGGCCATGACGTGAAAGCTTTGAAAGAAGTGCTCTCCCGGTCGCCTCTCGATCGCGACAAGCCCACTGCTGTCATTTGCCACACGGTAAAGGGCAAAGGAGTCGCATGCATCGAGAATGATTTGAGATGGCATCACAAGAGCAACCTGAGTGATGAGGAAATACGAACCCTTATCCAAAGCCTCGAGGTTGCATGA
- a CDS encoding sugar nucleotide-binding protein, with protein sequence MPISVEPLDFAIPTGAIRNLIAEPSTKGLHSLISSSASAPVTLVVGSDGLVGRALLSHLRRAGRSAVGTTRRAEMVGEACLPLDLSQDLSQWQCPFPVKVAVLCAGVTSLDVCRKNPENTELVNVRSLTTLARNLASQGAFVIFLSTNQVFDGSVAFRHEDDAYCPVTEYGRQKARAEQEIARLGNAAVIVRFTKILGPGQPLFAEWAKEMKRGHTIHPFSDMYFAPVPLSCAVSVLGLVSDRLLSGILQVSASTDLSYADAAFMGAEIMGVRKDLVQPVQAREKLGLSEPIPGNTTLNIDRIRSHLGIEPPDVRWTIQTAFLNPKALGGFPQD encoded by the coding sequence GTGCCGATTTCCGTAGAACCGCTTGACTTTGCCATTCCCACCGGGGCAATTCGAAACCTCATCGCGGAGCCAAGCACCAAGGGTTTGCACAGTTTGATCTCCTCTTCTGCATCCGCACCTGTCACTTTGGTTGTGGGATCGGATGGTCTCGTCGGGCGTGCCCTACTGAGTCATTTGAGGCGAGCAGGCAGGTCAGCGGTGGGGACCACGAGACGTGCTGAAATGGTCGGTGAGGCCTGTCTGCCCCTGGACCTCTCGCAGGACCTCAGTCAATGGCAGTGCCCGTTCCCGGTGAAGGTGGCTGTGCTGTGTGCCGGTGTCACCAGTCTTGATGTTTGCAGGAAAAACCCTGAAAATACGGAACTAGTGAATGTTCGAAGCCTGACGACCCTGGCACGGAATTTGGCTTCCCAGGGGGCATTTGTAATTTTTCTGTCTACTAATCAGGTTTTTGACGGGTCAGTGGCGTTCCGGCACGAGGACGATGCATATTGTCCTGTAACAGAGTACGGCCGGCAAAAGGCCAGAGCGGAGCAAGAGATCGCCCGTCTCGGAAACGCGGCGGTAATTGTTCGCTTCACAAAGATCCTTGGACCAGGCCAGCCGCTGTTCGCTGAATGGGCCAAGGAAATGAAGCGTGGCCACACTATCCATCCTTTTTCAGATATGTACTTTGCTCCCGTGCCATTGTCTTGTGCGGTCTCGGTGTTGGGTCTGGTGAGCGATCGGCTCCTCTCGGGAATACTACAAGTATCGGCCAGTACGGACCTGTCTTATGCAGATGCTGCATTCATGGGCGCTGAGATCATGGGAGTTCGCAAAGATCTGGTTCAACCGGTTCAGGCTCGGGAAAAACTCGGTTTAAGTGAGCCCATACCCGGGAACACCACCCTTAACATCGATCGGATCAGGTCCCATCTGGGCATTGAGCCCCCGGATGTTCGATGGACCATTCAGACGGCTTTCCTCAACCCTAAGGCCCTCGGGGGTTTTCCCCAAGATTGA
- a CDS encoding TIGR04372 family glycosyltransferase — MDRPTLSVILPNYNHAQFLPTALDAMLEQSHPPTEILVIDDCSTDNSLEILTEYAEKYPTIKVFRNQQNRGVIYNLNVLSNIACGEFLYSAASDDIVMPGLFQKSVEMLCRYPQAAFCSALCLEIDDKERSHGVVDTPGVPQEPGYIAPEQAMSILENLLLEHSLHWFHAPTVVQRRESRLQEGDLDQKLRHACDGFLYQVMALKHGCCFIPEPLAKWRKMATAYSVVGETDVSIRSQIVERAKMLMVCNYPGLFPSDYVKNWEKKHLYNLQKFALVDLNQSNRRFLANIGRTRYKPTVVGSLLLRLFSLGKRIESGILAVAVSASLVRSSFLRSVLRSDFRSNMWRKWKRLKLLTVEAWTEFVRQSREMGRDIRVEKRPIPGLSSLTIAIGTILGIALASGLRVAGLFVLIRIGRIDAGNPGEMAAFSEMYLCQRELRLTRSRTRFEFFYYDRQVTNPQIFEMCKRALGQVYPGMAYVAAANQNLPGARRHLLEPLDMTDSYLKLGATEPHLRFTPAEEDQGVARLRELGVPDNAPFICVHAGSLKEATGSGQSAPASDFLPTMEEMARRGYRVVWVSDDDRKKDLIIQNPMIVNYSGDKRSDFMDIFLPAKCRFFVGSWSEFAGVATTFRRPVVHLNWIPNSRSSFYGCADLFIFPKIRLSDQIGFMGFEDSIGVFESLDQKKPGDTEKEDWPLQSGDVDLTPADDQQPMMPEMDWNSPEEILAVVVEMEERLNGAWKSTDGDEAIQRALQTMLKTKNTAFARLGMRAGADFLRQFEASMVLSGLYRSPSH; from the coding sequence TTGGATCGTCCCACACTTTCAGTAATCTTACCTAATTACAACCATGCGCAATTTCTGCCCACAGCCCTTGACGCCATGCTGGAGCAGTCGCACCCTCCTACTGAAATACTTGTCATTGATGATTGTTCCACTGATAACAGCCTGGAAATACTGACGGAATACGCGGAGAAGTATCCCACAATCAAGGTTTTTCGCAATCAGCAGAATCGGGGAGTCATCTATAACCTCAACGTGCTGTCCAATATAGCTTGCGGGGAGTTTCTCTATTCCGCTGCCTCCGATGACATTGTAATGCCCGGACTTTTTCAGAAATCTGTAGAAATGCTTTGCCGATATCCACAGGCCGCCTTTTGCAGCGCGTTGTGTTTGGAAATCGATGACAAGGAAAGAAGCCACGGGGTAGTCGACACCCCGGGCGTTCCGCAAGAGCCCGGTTACATTGCTCCCGAACAAGCAATGTCCATTCTGGAGAATTTACTATTGGAGCACTCTCTGCACTGGTTCCACGCTCCGACAGTGGTTCAACGGAGAGAAAGCAGGCTCCAAGAGGGAGATCTCGATCAGAAATTACGGCATGCCTGCGACGGCTTTCTTTATCAGGTGATGGCGCTCAAGCACGGATGCTGCTTTATCCCGGAGCCCCTGGCCAAATGGAGGAAAATGGCGACCGCCTATTCGGTTGTAGGCGAAACAGATGTGAGCATAAGGTCGCAGATAGTTGAGCGGGCCAAGATGTTGATGGTGTGCAATTATCCCGGACTCTTTCCAAGCGACTACGTGAAGAATTGGGAAAAGAAGCACCTTTACAATCTACAGAAATTTGCGCTCGTAGACTTGAATCAAAGCAACCGGAGATTTTTGGCCAACATAGGTCGGACCAGGTACAAGCCCACCGTCGTCGGAAGCCTGCTTTTGCGGCTGTTCTCCCTTGGAAAACGAATTGAATCGGGAATTCTGGCGGTTGCCGTGTCTGCCTCACTGGTACGCAGCTCTTTCTTGCGCTCAGTCTTAAGGTCTGATTTCCGGTCCAACATGTGGCGGAAGTGGAAGCGGTTGAAACTTCTCACGGTCGAAGCGTGGACGGAGTTCGTGCGCCAATCGCGAGAGATGGGGCGGGACATCCGGGTGGAAAAGAGGCCTATACCGGGGCTCAGCTCACTGACAATAGCCATTGGAACTATACTTGGAATAGCTCTGGCCTCGGGCCTTCGGGTAGCCGGGCTTTTCGTGTTGATCCGGATAGGGAGGATCGACGCGGGGAATCCGGGAGAGATGGCAGCCTTCAGCGAAATGTACCTGTGCCAAAGAGAGTTGCGGCTGACGCGATCCCGCACTCGATTCGAATTCTTCTACTATGACCGACAGGTGACGAATCCCCAAATCTTTGAGATGTGCAAGCGTGCCCTTGGCCAGGTGTACCCGGGTATGGCGTACGTGGCAGCCGCAAATCAGAACTTGCCAGGCGCCCGACGTCACCTCTTGGAGCCGCTGGACATGACTGATAGCTACCTGAAGCTGGGGGCAACGGAGCCGCACTTGCGGTTCACCCCGGCTGAAGAAGATCAGGGGGTTGCACGACTTCGTGAGTTGGGCGTGCCTGATAATGCCCCCTTTATCTGCGTTCACGCCGGTTCCTTGAAGGAAGCAACCGGGAGTGGACAGTCCGCCCCGGCATCCGACTTCCTCCCCACAATGGAGGAGATGGCCCGCCGCGGCTACCGTGTGGTATGGGTAAGCGACGATGATCGAAAGAAGGACTTGATCATCCAAAATCCGATGATTGTCAATTATTCTGGGGATAAGCGGTCGGATTTCATGGACATTTTCTTGCCTGCAAAATGCCGTTTCTTCGTCGGCTCCTGGTCGGAGTTTGCAGGTGTAGCGACTACATTCCGCAGACCGGTTGTCCATCTCAACTGGATACCAAACTCTCGAAGCAGTTTTTATGGATGCGCCGATTTGTTCATCTTTCCTAAGATCCGCCTGTCCGATCAAATCGGCTTTATGGGTTTTGAGGATTCGATCGGTGTTTTTGAAAGCTTGGATCAAAAGAAACCTGGGGACACCGAGAAGGAAGATTGGCCGCTGCAATCCGGAGACGTGGACTTGACGCCCGCTGATGACCAGCAGCCTATGATGCCTGAAATGGACTGGAACTCCCCGGAGGAGATACTGGCCGTGGTGGTGGAAATGGAAGAACGTTTGAACGGTGCGTGGAAAAGCACCGACGGCGACGAAGCGATCCAAAGGGCATTACAGACTATGCTCAAAACGAAAAACACCGCTTTTGCCAGGTTGGGGATGCGGGCCGGGGCCGACTTTCTACGACAATTTGAAGCGAGTATGGTGTTGAGCGGTCTTTACCGATCACCAAGCCATTAG
- a CDS encoding class I SAM-dependent methyltransferase translates to MGRLLNLVTPLHKMTKRDYIGRMVDDKVHCMLKAKEYEFDYWDGDRRYGYGGYRYIDDRWKKVAQPLIEMHNLPPNAKILDVGCGKAYLLYEFKRLLPEAEIVGFDISNHGLADAKEEVRGDLIRYRAQDRYPWGDNYFDLVISLGCLHNLRIFELQTALQEIERVGKNGYVMLESYRNEQELFNLQCWALTCESFFDTAEWIWLYNHFGYTGDYEFIYFE, encoded by the coding sequence ATGGGTCGATTGCTGAACCTTGTTACACCACTCCACAAGATGACCAAGCGTGATTACATCGGCCGCATGGTGGACGATAAAGTCCATTGCATGTTGAAGGCCAAGGAATACGAGTTCGATTACTGGGACGGTGATCGACGCTATGGTTATGGCGGCTACAGATATATCGACGATCGCTGGAAGAAGGTTGCCCAACCGTTGATCGAAATGCACAACCTGCCCCCGAACGCCAAGATACTCGATGTGGGCTGTGGCAAGGCATACCTGCTCTATGAGTTCAAGCGATTATTGCCGGAGGCTGAGATCGTCGGATTTGATATATCCAACCACGGCCTGGCAGACGCCAAAGAAGAAGTCAGGGGCGATTTGATTCGGTATCGCGCCCAGGACAGGTACCCGTGGGGAGATAATTACTTTGACCTGGTTATTTCTTTGGGCTGTCTCCATAATTTGCGAATTTTCGAATTGCAGACTGCCTTGCAAGAGATCGAACGCGTGGGAAAAAACGGTTACGTCATGCTGGAGAGCTATCGCAACGAACAGGAACTCTTCAATCTTCAGTGTTGGGCTTTGACCTGTGAGTCCTTCTTTGATACGGCCGAATGGATTTGGCTGTACAATCATTTCGGTTACACGGGAGATTACGAATTCATTTATTTTGAATAA